One part of the Clostridium thermosuccinogenes genome encodes these proteins:
- a CDS encoding polysaccharide pyruvyl transferase family protein has product MSKTRILMFGHGGYGNRGCEAIVRSTAKMIADSFEYREIKLASHDFEKDSQSNPAQIDMHIPHNTAIDRYTWPWLKYVFYNRVLKDYEASFEISQREVIDAAASSDICLSVGGDNYCYGEPLHLYALDRAIKRMGKRLVLWGASIEPGSVSERMKEDLGQFDALFARESVTYHELKRLNISKNIFLYPDPAFSMEKEDVPLPAGWKSGKMVGVNLSPLIMNYESRKGMAFASVSKLIDEIIHLTDFNIALIPHVVTEKSSDYAVLKMLYDRYRDSGRLVLVGDGYTAPQLKGLISKCRIFVGARTHSTIAAYSSCVPALVLGYSVKSRGIARDIFGGEQNYVLPVQEMSKPEQLCKAFRYFLKNEHNIRKHLEKVMPAYIKNAGEAAVMLKQVAAGRGRL; this is encoded by the coding sequence GTGAGCAAAACCAGGATATTGATGTTTGGACACGGGGGATATGGCAACCGCGGATGCGAAGCAATCGTCAGAAGCACAGCAAAAATGATAGCCGACAGCTTCGAATACCGGGAGATTAAATTAGCCTCTCATGATTTTGAGAAGGATTCGCAATCAAATCCGGCTCAAATTGATATGCATATTCCCCATAATACGGCAATTGACAGGTATACATGGCCATGGCTCAAATATGTGTTCTATAACCGGGTGCTGAAAGACTATGAGGCCTCCTTTGAGATTTCCCAAAGGGAAGTCATAGATGCGGCAGCTTCCAGTGACATATGCCTTTCGGTCGGAGGAGACAATTACTGCTATGGAGAACCACTGCATCTGTATGCCCTGGATCGGGCAATAAAGAGGATGGGAAAAAGACTGGTATTGTGGGGAGCTTCCATAGAGCCTGGCAGTGTAAGCGAGCGGATGAAGGAGGATCTGGGGCAGTTTGATGCTTTGTTTGCAAGGGAGTCGGTTACATATCATGAACTAAAGAGGCTGAATATAAGTAAAAACATATTTCTATACCCGGACCCGGCATTTAGTATGGAAAAGGAAGACGTACCGCTACCGGCAGGATGGAAAAGCGGCAAAATGGTGGGAGTGAATTTAAGCCCCCTTATTATGAATTATGAGAGCCGGAAAGGAATGGCTTTTGCATCGGTTTCAAAGCTGATTGATGAAATCATACATCTCACGGATTTTAACATCGCCCTTATTCCCCATGTGGTCACTGAAAAAAGCAGTGATTATGCTGTGTTGAAGATGCTGTATGACAGATACAGGGACAGCGGGAGGTTGGTTCTTGTGGGTGACGGCTACACAGCTCCCCAATTGAAAGGCTTGATTTCCAAGTGCAGGATTTTTGTGGGGGCGAGAACCCATTCCACCATAGCAGCATATTCCTCTTGCGTGCCTGCCCTTGTACTGGGATACAGCGTTAAGTCCAGAGGGATAGCCCGGGACATTTTTGGTGGGGAGCAGAACTATGTGCTGCCGGTGCAGGAGATGAGCAAGCCGGAACAGCTTTGCAAGGCTTTCAGGTATTTTTTAAAAAACGAGCACAACATCCGAAAACATTTGGAAAAGGTCATGCCCGCATACATAAAAAATGCAGGTGAAGCGGCCGTAATGCTGAAACAGGTAGCAGCAGGAAGGGGCAGGTTGTAA
- a CDS encoding glycosyltransferase, with protein MVQILISAFDMEIGGVERSLISLLESFDYGRFDVDLMLFRHHGEFMDLLPEGPNLLPEIPQYASFRKPVSEVLRSGHPAIALSRIAAKYLGHLAAIRKGYKESGLIPMQLGWKFSLPVLPRLKKQYDVAISYLWPHYFIAQKVNARKKIAWVHTDYSCLEIDNKLDAEMWGKFDRIAAVSDGCRTAFLKRYPQFEERTVVIENITSPDYIRKMAKEDVSGEINDNDRDIKLVTVARLAFAKGIDDAVRACRVLLDQGYKVKWYVVGYGCEEACIRDLIRNLGLEDKFILLGKKLNPYPYIKACDIYVQPSRYEGKAVTVTEAQVLGKPVLITNYPTAASQVRDGFDGIITEQGVDGIVKGIKLLIDNPGMRRKLEENTLSTSYFNVYEIEKLYGLMEA; from the coding sequence ATGGTGCAAATTCTGATATCTGCTTTCGATATGGAGATAGGCGGGGTTGAAAGAAGCCTTATAAGCTTGCTGGAGAGCTTTGATTACGGCAGATTTGATGTCGATCTTATGCTTTTCAGGCATCATGGGGAATTTATGGACTTACTGCCGGAAGGCCCCAACTTGCTTCCTGAAATACCGCAATATGCCTCTTTCAGAAAGCCTGTATCCGAAGTGCTGAGAAGCGGACATCCGGCAATTGCTCTCTCCCGGATAGCGGCTAAATATTTGGGACATTTGGCTGCCATCCGGAAGGGTTACAAGGAGTCAGGCCTTATTCCGATGCAGCTGGGATGGAAATTTTCCCTCCCGGTGCTTCCGCGGCTTAAAAAGCAATACGATGTCGCCATCAGTTATTTATGGCCTCATTATTTTATTGCACAAAAGGTCAATGCCAGGAAAAAGATAGCGTGGGTGCACACGGATTATTCATGCCTGGAGATTGACAACAAACTGGATGCGGAAATGTGGGGAAAGTTTGACCGGATAGCAGCTGTTTCTGACGGGTGCAGGACAGCATTTCTAAAAAGGTATCCCCAGTTTGAGGAGCGCACGGTGGTCATTGAAAATATAACCTCTCCGGATTATATAAGAAAAATGGCCAAGGAGGATGTATCCGGAGAGATAAATGATAATGACCGGGACATCAAGCTGGTAACGGTGGCAAGGCTTGCCTTTGCCAAGGGGATTGACGACGCTGTAAGGGCATGCAGAGTGCTGCTGGATCAAGGATATAAGGTTAAATGGTATGTTGTCGGATATGGATGCGAGGAAGCTTGCATCAGGGACTTGATCAGAAACCTCGGCCTGGAGGATAAATTTATTTTGCTGGGTAAAAAGCTCAATCCCTATCCGTATATAAAAGCCTGTGACATATATGTTCAGCCGTCCCGTTACGAGGGAAAGGCCGTAACCGTAACCGAAGCCCAGGTGCTGGGGAAGCCAGTTTTGATCACCAACTATCCCACAGCTGCCAGCCAGGTGAGAGATGGCTTTGATGGAATCATCACAGAGCAGGGAGTTGACGGCATTGTGAAGGGGATAAAGCTTCTGATTGACAATCCCGGAATGAGAAGGAAGCTGGAGGAAAATACCTTGAGTACAAGTTATTTCAATGTCTATGAAATAGAGAAATTATATGGATTGATGGAAGCATGA
- a CDS encoding glycosyltransferase, translating to MKKRLLFAMNNLGCGGAEKSLVTLLNCIDYSSFEVDLFLFDADGLFLELVPPEINLLPGPEYWKVMNSSFASSMKTLARQGRPDLMLCRVMQAALCRTFSSPERVEQHLWRYVRRALPALDHQYYAAIGYMEKNPVYFIADKVKASKKIGWVHTNYSRLDINKRIEDRYFCKLDYIVTVSEECARVLKDMFPAHKDKVMIIENILLPELIRRMAGIKEMDEIKETEELNGVKGEKEPQEAEGEAEVKEIRTEEAENAKGTAEIEVIKETGKEVEDNEAKRVKEGKKGMAAQAALKKPVKLVTVARLAYPKGIDMALEACRLLINGGHEVIWRVIGEGPLRAELEKKIKEYNLEKYFLLEGSMQNPYPCMKNADIYVQPSRYEGKSIAVEEAKVLCRPVVVTCYGTVKDQIKDKVNGLVSDMSPEGLCESIKLLMGSKALRDSLVSNLQKESSGNRSEINKLYRLIEG from the coding sequence ATGAAAAAAAGATTATTGTTTGCAATGAACAATCTCGGGTGCGGTGGAGCTGAAAAAAGCCTGGTTACACTGCTGAACTGCATTGATTACTCCTCCTTTGAAGTGGATTTGTTCCTGTTTGATGCCGATGGATTGTTCCTGGAGCTGGTGCCGCCGGAGATTAACCTCCTTCCGGGCCCTGAGTATTGGAAGGTAATGAACAGTTCCTTTGCGAGTTCCATGAAGACTCTGGCAAGGCAAGGAAGGCCTGACCTCATGTTGTGCAGGGTGATGCAGGCAGCATTGTGCAGGACATTCAGTTCCCCGGAGCGGGTGGAGCAGCACTTGTGGAGGTATGTCCGGAGAGCTTTGCCGGCATTGGATCATCAGTATTATGCCGCCATAGGGTATATGGAAAAGAACCCGGTTTATTTTATCGCAGACAAGGTGAAGGCCAGCAAAAAAATCGGATGGGTCCATACAAACTATTCCCGGCTTGATATAAATAAAAGGATTGAAGACAGGTATTTTTGCAAGCTGGATTATATAGTTACCGTTTCGGAGGAATGCGCCAGGGTGCTGAAAGACATGTTTCCTGCCCATAAGGACAAGGTGATGATAATTGAGAACATCCTGCTGCCGGAACTGATCAGAAGGATGGCGGGTATAAAGGAGATGGATGAAATAAAAGAAACAGAGGAGCTCAATGGAGTGAAAGGGGAGAAAGAGCCACAGGAAGCCGAAGGGGAAGCAGAAGTAAAAGAGATAAGGACAGAAGAAGCAGAAAATGCTAAAGGGACAGCAGAGATAGAGGTAATAAAAGAAACAGGGAAGGAAGTAGAAGATAATGAGGCAAAGAGGGTAAAAGAAGGGAAGAAAGGAATGGCAGCCCAAGCTGCCCTCAAAAAACCGGTGAAGCTGGTTACTGTTGCCCGGTTGGCTTATCCCAAAGGAATAGATATGGCGCTGGAGGCCTGCCGACTGCTGATAAACGGTGGACATGAGGTTATCTGGAGAGTTATTGGTGAAGGTCCCCTTAGGGCAGAGCTGGAGAAAAAGATAAAGGAATACAATCTGGAGAAATACTTCCTGCTGGAAGGCTCAATGCAAAATCCTTATCCTTGCATGAAAAATGCGGATATATATGTGCAGCCTTCGAGGTATGAGGGCAAATCCATTGCCGTTGAAGAAGCCAAGGTGCTTTGCAGGCCTGTTGTGGTTACCTGCTATGGTACAGTTAAAGACCAGATCAAGGATAAGGTTAACGGGCTCGTGTCGGATATGAGCCCGGAGGGGCTCTGTGAAAGCATAAAGCTTTTAATGGGCAGCAAAGCCTTGAGGGATTCGCTTGTATCCAATTTGCAAAAGGAGAGCAGCGGAAACAGGAGTGAAATTAACAAGCTTTACAGGTTGATAGAGGGGTAG
- a CDS encoding MATE family efflux transporter: MKSRLSVNMMANMASFAISLLISMWLTPYIINSLGAEAYGFIPLTQQLVNYMSVMTVALNGMASRFFTYAVKSGDRGLAEQYFNTSLVSSSVLAAFIVIPLALMTCFIDKIMNVPDYLLSDVQTSLVLYGAVFILSLMGTAFGMAMFCENRLDISGILSSGNTVLRSLAILLLLYMFAPKMWFVALGTLIASAIFFVQNIYFFRKLLPDISFRPSRFDLARLMELLSSGIWNSVNFVGATLFLQIDLLVANWALGAKAAGEYSALLQLSNLLRGFVASVIVVFNPTMVDLYARKDIHGLVEYSNKAVKITGIMMALPVGLACGFGGQLLALWLGEGFRDYGFLFGLMTLHLSVNLSVQSLFGIFSAANRVKIPAIVTLAMGMVNFTLAVALSMALDMGAFGIVIAGMTVLTAKNLVFTPIYSSIITKQPLTAYYKGILMPAAGAAFVVLTGAILQRMFPVESWFGLFSLSGVVSAIYCIMIFSVVLEEGERRKVKSIMLQMFNVHRKEV, from the coding sequence ATGAAGAGCAGACTTTCCGTCAATATGATGGCGAACATGGCATCCTTTGCCATATCACTGCTGATATCCATGTGGCTTACTCCGTATATCATCAACTCCCTGGGAGCTGAGGCATATGGATTCATACCTCTGACACAGCAGCTGGTAAATTACATGTCGGTGATGACTGTCGCTTTAAACGGTATGGCTTCACGCTTTTTCACCTATGCGGTAAAATCCGGGGATAGAGGTTTAGCGGAACAGTATTTTAATACCTCCCTGGTATCCTCCTCCGTATTGGCTGCTTTTATCGTGATTCCTCTGGCTTTAATGACTTGCTTTATAGATAAAATAATGAATGTGCCGGATTACCTGCTTTCCGACGTGCAAACAAGCCTTGTCCTTTACGGTGCCGTATTTATCCTTTCTTTGATGGGCACGGCCTTTGGAATGGCGATGTTCTGTGAAAACAGGCTTGACATAAGCGGTATACTGAGCAGTGGTAATACGGTGCTGAGGTCTTTGGCCATACTCCTGCTCCTTTATATGTTTGCACCGAAAATGTGGTTTGTAGCCCTGGGAACGCTTATAGCCTCGGCAATTTTTTTTGTCCAGAATATATATTTTTTCAGAAAGCTGCTGCCGGACATATCTTTTCGCCCATCCAGGTTCGACTTGGCCAGGCTTATGGAGCTGTTGTCCTCCGGAATATGGAATTCGGTAAACTTCGTCGGGGCCACCCTTTTTTTGCAGATCGATCTTTTGGTGGCAAACTGGGCTTTGGGAGCCAAAGCGGCAGGGGAATACTCGGCGCTGCTCCAGCTTTCAAACCTTCTCAGGGGGTTTGTGGCTTCGGTGATTGTAGTATTCAACCCTACCATGGTGGATCTGTATGCACGTAAAGATATACATGGCCTGGTGGAGTACTCCAACAAAGCGGTTAAAATCACGGGAATTATGATGGCTCTGCCTGTCGGCCTCGCCTGTGGTTTTGGCGGCCAGCTCCTGGCTTTGTGGCTGGGGGAAGGATTCAGGGATTATGGCTTCCTTTTCGGCCTCATGACGCTGCACCTTTCCGTCAACCTTTCTGTTCAGTCTCTTTTTGGCATATTTTCTGCCGCCAACCGGGTGAAGATACCGGCTATCGTCACTTTGGCAATGGGCATGGTCAATTTTACCCTGGCAGTGGCTCTCAGCATGGCCTTGGACATGGGAGCCTTCGGGATCGTCATTGCCGGCATGACTGTATTGACTGCAAAGAACCTGGTATTTACCCCTATATACAGCTCAATTATTACTAAGCAGCCGCTGACTGCCTATTATAAGGGAATATTAATGCCAGCTGCCGGAGCAGCTTTTGTTGTTTTGACAGGGGCAATATTACAGAGGATGTTTCCTGTGGAAAGTTGGTTTGGGCTTTTTTCATTATCGGGGGTTGTATCAGCCATATATTGCATAATGATATTTTCTGTAGTACTGGAGGAAGGCGAACGCAGGAAAGTGAAATCCATCATGCTGCAAATGTTCAATGTTCACCGGAAGGAGGTATAG
- a CDS encoding acyltransferase encodes MEKAKKIVKGLLDECRQRGAYYFFIMYLTNSIAIFRALIYKMLYFRNIKGGLYFLGARSRMDVYCKKSKITINPFVFIRKNVTIRVDFDSELVLGEKVFINDNCNINCVRRISIGSYTKIGQNVCIYDHDHNYRKETTDRLLTGEVVIGSNVWIGSNVVILRNTHIGDNAVIAAGSIVKGDVPPNSVFLNKRQREIIPYE; translated from the coding sequence ATGGAAAAGGCAAAAAAGATAGTAAAAGGACTGCTTGATGAATGCAGGCAGAGGGGAGCGTATTACTTTTTCATAATGTATCTTACAAACAGCATAGCGATTTTCAGAGCTTTGATATACAAGATGCTTTATTTCAGAAATATAAAAGGAGGCCTTTACTTTTTGGGGGCGAGAAGCAGGATGGATGTATACTGCAAAAAATCAAAGATTACCATAAATCCCTTTGTATTCATAAGAAAGAATGTCACCATCCGGGTGGATTTCGACAGCGAGCTGGTTCTGGGGGAGAAGGTTTTTATCAATGATAACTGCAATATAAACTGTGTAAGAAGGATATCCATCGGCAGTTATACAAAAATAGGGCAGAATGTTTGCATATACGATCATGATCACAATTACCGGAAAGAGACAACTGACAGGCTGCTTACCGGTGAAGTGGTAATAGGAAGCAATGTGTGGATCGGTTCCAACGTTGTCATCCTTAGGAACACCCATATAGGAGACAATGCGGTGATTGCTGCGGGCAGCATAGTTAAAGGGGATGTGCCGCCCAACTCTGTTTTTCTTAATAAAAGGCAAAGGGAGATCATCCCATATGAATGA
- a CDS encoding glycosyltransferase: protein MKKRLLFVIDSLGLGGAEKSLINLLHSLDYEQYEVDLFLFYKKGMFLDLLPSQVKVLEHTREWAAFQLPFLKSLASLAAYLRFDLAYHRAMLSIKSKLCRMTQPRQQKLWNHLSPAAPFIYDEYDAAIGYLEKYPDYFIAEKVNAKKKIGWIHIDYIAYGLNSEYDRPYFEKLDYIAAVSDSCVEALKQCFPDMEDKFVLVENISCPKLIKEMANHAADIDAKDTLIVTAARLAEQKGIDLSIEAARLLQKDGYEFRWIILGDGPLKEEYSKRIIKYGLEGKFILKGAVPNPYPYMKAADIYVQTSRFEGKSLSIDEAKILGKPIVATRFPTVYDQIHDGLTGILSDIDAISIYEKIRFLIDNPDARQALQNNLSKEKTDYESKVKGFYRLIG from the coding sequence ATGAAAAAAAGGCTGCTGTTTGTAATAGATAGCCTGGGTTTGGGAGGAGCGGAAAAAAGTCTGATAAACCTGCTTCACAGCCTGGATTATGAACAGTATGAGGTTGACCTGTTCCTCTTTTATAAAAAGGGCATGTTTTTAGATCTGCTTCCGTCCCAGGTAAAGGTGCTGGAACATACAAGGGAATGGGCGGCTTTCCAACTGCCATTTTTAAAATCCCTGGCAAGCTTGGCGGCATATTTAAGGTTTGACCTCGCTTATCATAGGGCTATGCTTTCTATAAAGTCAAAACTGTGCCGCATGACCCAGCCCAGGCAGCAAAAACTCTGGAATCATTTATCTCCGGCTGCTCCCTTCATTTATGATGAGTATGACGCGGCAATAGGATACCTGGAAAAATACCCGGACTATTTTATTGCGGAAAAAGTCAATGCGAAAAAAAAGATTGGATGGATACATATAGATTACATAGCTTACGGTCTGAATTCTGAGTATGACAGACCCTACTTTGAAAAGCTGGATTACATAGCCGCTGTGTCCGACTCCTGTGTTGAGGCTTTAAAGCAGTGCTTTCCGGATATGGAAGATAAATTTGTATTGGTGGAGAACATTTCATGTCCCAAGCTGATAAAGGAGATGGCGAATCATGCGGCAGACATCGATGCAAAGGATACCTTGATTGTTACGGCGGCAAGGCTGGCAGAACAGAAAGGGATAGACTTATCTATCGAGGCTGCGCGGCTTTTGCAAAAGGATGGCTATGAATTCCGGTGGATTATATTGGGGGACGGACCTCTCAAGGAGGAGTATTCCAAAAGGATTATCAAATATGGCCTGGAAGGAAAATTCATCCTGAAAGGTGCGGTTCCCAATCCATATCCGTATATGAAGGCTGCGGATATTTACGTGCAGACTTCGCGCTTTGAAGGCAAATCCCTATCCATAGACGAGGCTAAAATACTGGGAAAACCCATAGTGGCAACCCGGTTTCCTACCGTATATGACCAGATTCATGACGGTTTGACGGGAATCTTGTCCGATATCGATGCAATAAGCATATATGAAAAAATCAGGTTTTTGATAGACAACCCAGATGCAAGGCAAGCATTGCAGAATAACCTTTCAAAAGAGAAGACCGATTATGAGAGTAAAGTGAAGGGGTTTTACCGCCTCATCGGGTAA
- a CDS encoding EpsG family protein yields MMHVLKMLMKECHTLQKKGAYMIYVYYGALAITYVIAYLGANSKYNSPVLSRVSKLLIFAVLVIVSGFRSEYSIGDTSAYAHSYRLLASNPEIDIRSRDAGFGLLMLALLKISDNPQILIFTTAFITNLFIVLTLYKYAKPFELGIFLYFGTVLYYVSMNGIRQSMAGAICFWAVKFILKRDGLKYFLAILVASTFHQSALLLLPVYFLAGKKAWSKTFWAIVGISTGLVVVFRPFIEFFVKLVEKTSYAGYGQDILNNSASTNILRIFVALIPIVMAFIVRDRLQKEWPESSIFIFMSLFNLIFYMFSTQYLYFYRLCIYFDLFNLVLIPRLLAFYPRKKSVVIYAGIIVFYLAFSGYQVVGWSDYYRNVLFN; encoded by the coding sequence ATGATGCATGTGCTCAAAATGCTCATGAAAGAGTGCCACACACTTCAGAAGAAAGGTGCATATATGATATACGTTTATTATGGAGCTTTAGCTATAACCTATGTGATTGCTTACCTGGGAGCTAACAGTAAATATAACTCGCCGGTATTGTCAAGGGTGAGCAAGCTTTTGATATTTGCTGTACTTGTGATAGTATCGGGATTCAGATCAGAATACAGCATCGGGGATACATCAGCCTATGCCCACTCCTACAGGCTGCTGGCATCAAACCCTGAGATCGATATCCGATCCAGAGATGCAGGTTTTGGCCTTTTGATGCTTGCTTTGCTTAAAATATCAGACAACCCTCAGATTCTCATATTTACTACAGCCTTTATTACAAATCTTTTTATTGTTTTGACGCTCTATAAATATGCAAAACCCTTTGAGCTTGGCATATTTTTGTATTTCGGAACAGTGCTTTATTATGTCAGTATGAATGGAATCCGGCAGTCGATGGCAGGAGCCATATGTTTTTGGGCTGTAAAATTCATATTGAAAAGGGATGGTTTAAAATATTTTCTTGCGATATTGGTGGCATCCACGTTCCATCAGTCGGCTCTTTTGCTGCTGCCGGTTTATTTTCTGGCCGGGAAAAAAGCTTGGAGCAAAACTTTTTGGGCTATTGTGGGGATTTCCACAGGGTTGGTGGTGGTATTCAGGCCTTTCATAGAATTTTTTGTAAAGCTGGTGGAGAAAACATCCTATGCCGGCTATGGCCAGGATATACTCAATAACAGCGCTTCCACCAATATACTCAGGATTTTTGTAGCGCTGATACCCATAGTTATGGCTTTCATTGTCCGGGACCGGCTGCAGAAGGAATGGCCGGAAAGCAGCATCTTCATTTTTATGTCCCTGTTCAACCTGATATTTTATATGTTCAGCACCCAATACCTGTATTTTTACAGGCTTTGCATATATTTTGATCTGTTTAACCTGGTGCTCATACCACGGTTGCTGGCTTTCTACCCGCGGAAAAAGAGCGTTGTGATCTATGCCGGAATCATCGTCTTCTATCTGGCTTTCAGTGGGTACCAGGTTGTCGGTTGGAGCGACTATTATAGGAATGTCCTGTTTAATTAG
- a CDS encoding glycoside hydrolase family 88 protein: protein MIISFKSAMEIVLYALLFLLAAAGLLLILVKGYDYYLIKKEVLSRKGIGDFASFEEWKSAVRNKVLQWIAHMPAVQVSDNMRFVLLEKMSGKYSYNALQAWQRGGLLLGLSYYLEERPEDKKASDAASYAIKELFDRKNDWKTVPGNIDYGLLAYAVMRLPHYNNRLYYDGMKKVADLITEHTGEDGTVFYRKAIANYRLVDTVGLICPFLIRFGTVYNKPELVDLALQQIENYSAFGLHPSTGIPAHAYHIKNKVPLGIYGWGRGVGWYALGLIDSYEELPQNHPRKEFLGKSIMLLAQSFIRFQRPDGGWGHSFFMDDNQFDSSVTAMLLYFIKKSLKHGIIGGDVYLKAIEKGMQKLKMSTRKDGTIDFSQGDTKGIGIYSTVFREFPFTQGIALAVLMMP, encoded by the coding sequence TTGATCATAAGTTTTAAATCAGCAATGGAAATTGTGCTTTATGCGCTGCTTTTCTTGCTTGCAGCCGCAGGATTGCTGCTTATCCTGGTGAAGGGGTATGATTATTATCTGATAAAGAAGGAAGTCCTATCAAGAAAAGGTATAGGGGATTTCGCCAGCTTTGAGGAATGGAAATCTGCGGTTAGGAATAAGGTTTTGCAATGGATTGCCCATATGCCTGCGGTTCAGGTCAGCGATAATATGAGATTTGTCCTGCTGGAGAAGATGTCCGGAAAATATTCATACAATGCGCTCCAGGCATGGCAGAGGGGAGGCTTGCTCCTGGGCTTGAGTTATTATCTTGAGGAGCGGCCGGAGGATAAAAAAGCATCGGACGCTGCCAGCTATGCGATAAAGGAGCTGTTTGACAGAAAAAACGACTGGAAAACAGTCCCCGGCAATATCGACTACGGCCTTTTAGCCTATGCGGTAATGAGGCTTCCCCATTATAATAACCGTCTTTATTATGACGGAATGAAGAAGGTGGCGGATCTCATTACGGAGCATACAGGCGAAGATGGCACTGTTTTTTACAGAAAAGCAATTGCAAATTACCGGCTGGTGGATACGGTAGGCTTGATTTGTCCCTTTCTGATACGGTTTGGAACGGTTTATAACAAGCCGGAGCTGGTGGATCTGGCTTTACAGCAGATAGAAAATTATTCTGCCTTTGGCCTTCATCCGTCCACCGGCATTCCGGCCCATGCCTATCATATAAAAAACAAAGTGCCCCTGGGCATTTATGGATGGGGGAGAGGTGTGGGTTGGTATGCGCTGGGGTTGATAGATTCCTACGAAGAGCTGCCCCAAAACCATCCCCGAAAGGAGTTTTTGGGCAAAAGCATCATGCTGTTGGCGCAATCCTTTATCAGATTTCAGAGGCCGGATGGTGGCTGGGGCCATTCCTTTTTCATGGATGACAACCAGTTTGATTCATCGGTGACGGCAATGCTCCTCTATTTTATAAAAAAATCCCTGAAGCATGGCATCATTGGTGGGGATGTATACCTGAAAGCAATCGAAAAGGGGATGCAGAAGCTCAAAATGTCCACAAGGAAAGACGGCACAATAGACTTCTCCCAGGGAGACACCAAGGGGATCGGAATCTATTCGACGGTATTTAGAGAGTTTCCTTTCACTCAGGGAATCGCCCTGGCTGTCTTGATGATGCCATAG
- a CDS encoding glycosyltransferase, giving the protein MVDVKRKNIKVSVVMPVFNAERYLPEAVDSLLNQTLEGMEIILVNDGSTDGSGRIAEEYASRHENVTVIHQQNQGVSVARNAGIARARGEYIGFADADDWLEPNAYERMYEAAKAYNCDIISCDFFTVNPGAMSRKVNTFPFDKGRCIYTDGIRKEILPFFIRSDAFASPFNKIYRLDFIKKNGTLFPEGIRIGEDYLFNMMAFTRASTFFHIPEALYNYRIVEGSATNNIRNIGIDNYISLFSLKNSIIREWDFISFEAKRELAAQWFVNAALTLICRKIYYGGMSGIIEARRLTGDRFIRDRIKELSRPLFYESRFMNYVFHALYSKSCLKIALAVYYVKYISPLVAKMRGNGDEKKAAVCNR; this is encoded by the coding sequence GTGGTTGACGTTAAGAGGAAAAATATAAAAGTGAGCGTTGTTATGCCGGTTTTTAATGCCGAAAGATATTTGCCTGAAGCGGTGGATTCCCTGCTAAACCAGACGTTGGAGGGTATGGAAATAATACTGGTAAATGACGGCTCCACCGATGGCAGCGGCAGAATTGCGGAGGAATATGCTTCCCGGCATGAAAATGTGACTGTTATACATCAACAAAACCAGGGTGTCAGCGTAGCCCGCAATGCCGGTATAGCAAGAGCAAGGGGTGAATACATAGGTTTTGCGGATGCGGATGACTGGTTGGAACCAAATGCCTATGAGAGAATGTATGAAGCGGCAAAAGCATATAATTGTGACATAATATCCTGTGACTTTTTCACGGTAAATCCCGGAGCAATGTCCCGGAAAGTCAATACCTTTCCATTTGATAAAGGCAGATGCATATATACGGATGGAATACGGAAGGAGATCCTGCCCTTTTTTATCAGGAGCGATGCCTTTGCTTCCCCGTTTAATAAAATATACCGGCTTGATTTCATAAAGAAAAACGGGACTCTGTTCCCTGAAGGCATCCGGATTGGTGAGGATTATCTGTTCAACATGATGGCTTTTACCAGGGCATCGACTTTTTTTCACATACCTGAGGCTCTGTATAACTATCGCATTGTTGAAGGAAGCGCAACAAACAATATCAGAAACATTGGCATAGATAACTATATCAGTTTATTTTCTCTAAAGAACTCCATCATTAGAGAATGGGATTTTATCAGTTTTGAAGCCAAGAGGGAGCTGGCAGCTCAATGGTTTGTCAACGCAGCTCTTACACTTATCTGCCGGAAAATCTACTACGGAGGAATGTCAGGAATTATTGAAGCTCGCCGCCTTACGGGCGATAGGTTCATAAGAGACAGGATAAAAGAGCTGAGTCGGCCTTTATTCTATGAGAGCCGCTTTATGAACTATGTTTTTCATGCTCTCTACAGCAAGTCATGCCTGAAAATTGCTTTAGCTGTATATTATGTAAAGTATATAAGCCCATTGGTGGCGAAGATGAGAGGTAATGGTGATGAAAAAAAGGCTGCTGTTTGTAATAGATAG